From a region of the Thermus caldilimi genome:
- the soxA gene encoding sulfur oxidation c-type cytochrome SoxA: MLLRSWWMVGVLFLLGLALAQGEVDPREEAKRQKQLLLETAGILPTELIVEQGKELFNRKGPSGKTMAECDFGLGKGVLEGAAARLPRYFLDTGKVEDLDGRILTCMTRVQGYRPDQVKRQEVVAIAFYIASFSTGKPIQVRLLFPEERALYALGEKLFYARSGARDLGCATCHITYVGRRAGVLPYADVLGKDKSWTHWPAYRYSNDQIWTMQDRIRACYGNIGHPQPALYSLPILALELFMAYQNNGAVVEEWPAFVR; the protein is encoded by the coding sequence ATGCTCTTACGGTCCTGGTGGATGGTGGGCGTGCTTTTCCTGCTTGGCTTGGCCTTGGCCCAGGGGGAGGTGGACCCCAGGGAAGAAGCCAAGCGGCAAAAGCAACTCCTTTTGGAAACCGCGGGGATCCTGCCCACCGAGCTCATCGTGGAGCAGGGCAAGGAGCTCTTTAACCGCAAGGGGCCCAGCGGCAAGACCATGGCTGAGTGCGACTTTGGCCTGGGGAAGGGAGTCCTGGAAGGGGCGGCGGCCAGGCTACCTCGCTATTTCCTGGATACGGGCAAAGTGGAGGACCTGGATGGCCGCATCCTCACCTGCATGACCCGGGTCCAGGGCTATCGGCCGGACCAGGTCAAGCGGCAGGAGGTGGTGGCCATCGCTTTCTACATCGCCAGCTTCTCCACGGGGAAGCCCATCCAGGTGCGCCTCCTCTTCCCTGAGGAGCGGGCGCTTTACGCCCTGGGGGAGAAGCTCTTCTACGCCCGTTCGGGGGCCCGGGACCTGGGGTGCGCTACCTGCCACATCACCTATGTGGGCCGCAGGGCCGGGGTCCTCCCCTACGCGGATGTCTTGGGCAAGGATAAGTCCTGGACCCACTGGCCCGCCTACCGTTACTCCAACGACCAGATCTGGACCATGCAAGACCGCATCCGGGCTTGCTACGGCAACATTGGCCATCCCCAGCCTGCCCTTTACTCCTTGCCCATCCTGGCCCTGGAGCTTTTCATGGCCTACCAGAATAACGGGGCTGTGGTGGAGGAGTGGCCGGCTTTCGTGCGGTGA
- the soxZ gene encoding thiosulfate oxidation carrier complex protein SoxZ: MPIRTIVRLTPAKPKAGENFKLQVVAQHPNEPGTRRDAEGKIIPAKYINQVEIYFEGEKVAEAKPGPSTSANPLYGFMFKAEKAGTFTVKLKDTDGDTGEGTVKLELA; the protein is encoded by the coding sequence ATGCCCATTCGCACCATTGTTCGTTTGACGCCGGCCAAGCCCAAGGCGGGCGAGAACTTCAAGCTCCAGGTAGTGGCCCAGCATCCCAACGAGCCCGGTACCCGCCGGGATGCCGAGGGCAAGATCATCCCCGCCAAGTACATCAACCAGGTGGAGATCTACTTTGAGGGGGAGAAGGTGGCCGAGGCCAAGCCCGGCCCCTCCACCAGCGCCAACCCCCTTTACGGCTTCATGTTCAAGGCGGAAAAGGCGGGGACCTTTACCGTCAAGCTTAAGGACACCGACGGAGATACCGGCGAGGGCACGGTAAAGCTGGAGCTGGCCTAG
- the soxY gene encoding thiosulfate oxidation carrier protein SoxY, which yields MNRRAFLRTTGVALGAVALAGLPVRAQGLEGEDLANLEKALQAALGKGFKDLTPSNLIKLTMPAIAESGANVPAEVEVDLPSSQVKAIHLFADKNPTPHLVVIMPMKALPYYATRVRLAETSAIRAVVETADGKFLLASASTRVTVGGCG from the coding sequence GTGAATAGGCGAGCGTTTCTAAGGACCACTGGCGTAGCCCTCGGGGCCGTTGCCTTGGCGGGGCTTCCCGTAAGGGCGCAGGGTTTAGAGGGCGAGGATCTGGCCAACCTGGAGAAGGCCTTGCAGGCAGCTTTGGGCAAGGGGTTTAAGGACCTCACCCCCTCCAACCTCATCAAGCTCACCATGCCGGCCATTGCGGAAAGCGGGGCCAACGTTCCCGCTGAGGTGGAGGTAGACCTGCCCTCGAGCCAGGTGAAGGCCATCCACCTTTTCGCCGACAAGAACCCCACCCCGCACCTGGTGGTGATTATGCCCATGAAGGCGCTTCCCTACTATGCCACCCGGGTGCGCCTGGCGGAGACCAGCGCTATCCGGGCGGTGGTGGAAACGGCGGACGGCAAGTTCCTTTTGGCTTCGGCCAGCACCCGCGTGACCGTGGGCGGTTGCGGTTAA
- a CDS encoding SoxW family protein — protein MYAYRVLWSLVLLALAAAWAAPDFGRWYPYVTALDLAQSHGRVVMVYFHSPHCPYCDQMNTFVLSDPQVSRFLEDRFVVASVDTETPEGQELSRRYRVPGTPTFVFLVFRKGAWEEVGRFFGSRPRAQFLSELRQICAKGGACE, from the coding sequence ATGTACGCATACCGGGTACTTTGGTCCCTAGTCCTACTCGCCCTGGCCGCGGCCTGGGCGGCTCCGGATTTTGGCCGGTGGTATCCCTATGTAACGGCCCTGGACCTGGCCCAGAGCCACGGGCGGGTGGTGATGGTGTACTTTCACTCTCCTCACTGTCCCTATTGCGACCAGATGAACACCTTCGTCCTCTCCGATCCCCAGGTAAGCCGCTTCCTGGAGGACCGGTTCGTGGTGGCCTCCGTGGATACCGAAACCCCGGAGGGTCAGGAACTTTCCCGGCGGTATCGGGTGCCGGGTACCCCCACGTTTGTCTTCCTCGTCTTCCGCAAGGGGGCGTGGGAAGAGGTGGGCCGGTTTTTTGGCAGCCGGCCCCGGGCGCAGTTCCTTTCGGAGCTGCGCCAGATCTGTGCCAAAGGAGGTGCGTGTGAATAG
- the cycA gene encoding cytochrome C-552 translates to MKRTLTALLLIGSLAFAQADGAKLYAQCAGCHQANGQGLPGAFPPLAGHVAEVLAKQGGREYLIKVLLWGLQGSIEVKGMKYNGAMPAFGQLKDEEIAALLNHIATAWGDDKKVQGFKPFTAAEVKALRDKKLTPQQVLAERQKLGLK, encoded by the coding sequence ATGAAGCGGACCCTAACGGCTCTCCTCCTTATCGGCAGCCTGGCCTTCGCCCAGGCGGACGGCGCCAAGCTCTACGCCCAGTGCGCAGGATGCCACCAGGCCAACGGGCAGGGGCTCCCCGGGGCCTTCCCGCCCTTGGCCGGCCACGTTGCTGAGGTCCTGGCCAAACAGGGTGGGCGAGAGTACCTGATCAAGGTCCTCCTCTGGGGCCTCCAGGGCTCGATTGAGGTGAAGGGCATGAAGTACAACGGGGCCATGCCTGCCTTTGGCCAGCTCAAGGACGAGGAGATCGCCGCCCTTCTCAACCACATCGCCACCGCCTGGGGCGACGACAAGAAGGTCCAGGGTTTCAAGCCCTTCACCGCCGCCGAGGTCAAGGCTCTGCGGGACAAGAAGCTCACTCCCCAGCAGGTGCTGGCCGAGCGGCAGAAGCTGGGGCTGAAGTAA
- a CDS encoding ABC transporter ATP-binding protein produces MLELALEKRFPGFQLALDLTVQEGEVLALLGPSGSGKSTLLKLIAGLLSPDQGFVHFGGRDLTPLPPERRGIGFLFQDYALFPHLTVAENIAFGLVEARWPRKEREARMWELLERMELAPHARKRPQELSGGEQQRVALARALAPRPRLLLLDEPLGALDLRLREELLFFLRRTLRAEGVTTLVVTHDQGEAFLLAHRVALLRQGRLVQVGLPEEVYARPKDLWTARFLGHKNLLSPEESQALGLPAKPHLLLPKALRLGGEHPGVVEERLFFGNWVGLWVRLGKVRLYLEALEGPQEGSPIHLHLDLSQAVPLEG; encoded by the coding sequence GTGCTGGAGCTCGCCCTAGAAAAGCGCTTCCCCGGTTTCCAACTGGCCCTGGACCTCACCGTTCAGGAAGGTGAGGTCCTGGCCCTCCTGGGACCCTCGGGTAGCGGAAAGAGTACCCTGCTGAAGCTCATCGCTGGCCTCCTTTCCCCTGATCAGGGTTTCGTGCACTTCGGGGGACGCGACCTCACCCCCCTGCCCCCCGAAAGGCGGGGGATAGGGTTTCTTTTCCAGGACTATGCCCTCTTCCCTCACCTCACCGTGGCGGAAAACATCGCCTTTGGCCTGGTGGAGGCCCGCTGGCCCAGGAAGGAGCGAGAGGCAAGGATGTGGGAGCTCCTTGAACGCATGGAGCTCGCCCCCCATGCCCGAAAGCGCCCCCAGGAGCTCTCCGGGGGGGAACAGCAACGGGTAGCCCTGGCCCGAGCCCTGGCCCCAAGGCCAAGGCTTCTCCTCCTGGACGAGCCCCTGGGGGCTCTGGACCTCAGGCTACGGGAGGAGCTCCTCTTCTTCCTGCGCAGGACCCTTCGGGCGGAAGGGGTGACCACCCTGGTGGTCACCCACGACCAGGGGGAGGCCTTCCTCCTGGCCCACCGGGTAGCCCTCCTGCGTCAGGGAAGGCTCGTGCAGGTGGGGCTTCCGGAAGAGGTGTACGCAAGGCCCAAGGATCTCTGGACCGCCCGCTTTCTCGGGCACAAGAACCTCCTCTCCCCGGAGGAAAGCCAGGCTTTGGGCTTGCCTGCCAAGCCTCATCTACTTCTGCCCAAAGCCCTTCGCCTGGGAGGGGAGCACCCAGGGGTGGTGGAGGAACGGCTTTTCTTCGGAAACTGGGTGGGGCTTTGGGTGCGGCTTGGGAAGGTGC